One Mangrovimonas cancribranchiae DNA segment encodes these proteins:
- the rimK gene encoding 30S ribosomal protein S6--L-glutamate ligase yields MNIVILSRNSHLYSTQRLVEEGLHRGHDVEVIDPLKCEIIIEKEQPKIYYKDRYLDYVDAIIPRIGASVTFYGCAVVRQFEMMNVFTTVTSDSIVRSRDKLRSLQRLTKAGVGMPKTVFTNYSRDVEEVINSVGGTPVIIKLLEGTQGLGVVLAETKNAAESVLEAFNGLQARVIVQEYIKEAKGADLRALVVDGQVVGAMKRQGKDGEFRSNLHRGGSAKIVKLSEDELKLAMKASRALKLPVCGVDMLQSERGPLLLEVNSTPGLEGIESATGRNIARAIITFIERNYK; encoded by the coding sequence ATGAACATTGTTATTCTCTCTAGAAACTCCCATTTGTATTCCACCCAACGTTTGGTTGAAGAAGGGCTTCATCGCGGTCATGACGTAGAAGTTATCGATCCGCTTAAATGCGAAATCATTATTGAAAAAGAGCAACCTAAAATCTATTACAAAGACCGTTATTTAGATTATGTAGATGCTATTATTCCACGTATTGGCGCTTCTGTTACTTTTTATGGTTGTGCTGTTGTAAGACAATTTGAAATGATGAATGTGTTTACCACGGTTACTTCTGATTCTATTGTGCGGTCACGAGATAAATTACGAAGCTTACAACGTCTTACCAAAGCGGGTGTAGGCATGCCAAAAACCGTATTCACTAATTACTCTAGAGATGTAGAAGAAGTTATTAATTCGGTTGGTGGAACACCTGTTATCATAAAGCTTTTAGAAGGCACCCAAGGGTTAGGTGTTGTTTTAGCTGAAACAAAAAACGCTGCCGAATCTGTTTTAGAAGCCTTTAATGGGTTACAAGCTAGAGTTATTGTTCAAGAATACATAAAAGAAGCCAAAGGCGCCGATTTACGTGCTTTAGTAGTAGACGGACAAGTTGTTGGCGCTATGAAACGACAAGGAAAAGACGGGGAATTTCGTTCTAATTTACATCGCGGTGGTTCTGCTAAAATTGTTAAACTTAGTGAAGACGAACTTAAACTAGCTATGAAAGCTTCCAGAGCACTAAAACTTCCTGTTTGCGGTGTTGACATGTTACAATCGGAACGAGGGCCTTTACTTTTAGAAGTTAATTCTACACCTGGATTAGAAGGTATAGAATCCGCTACAGGACGAAATATTGCTCGTGCGATTATTACATTTATCGAAAGAAATTATAAATGA
- a CDS encoding RimK/LysX family protein, which translates to MQKPIIGRVDIVDFPSLGLFNIDVKIDTGAYTSAIHCSKIIEENKTLKCTFYSKGHPNFSGEEVTFTNYSKTDVKSSNGYKENRFKIKTDIVIFGKTYAINLTLSTRDDMKFPVLIGRQFLSKKFLVDVNKQNLSHNTR; encoded by the coding sequence ATGCAAAAACCCATTATAGGTCGTGTAGATATCGTAGATTTCCCTAGCTTAGGACTGTTTAATATCGATGTGAAAATCGATACTGGCGCTTATACATCGGCTATTCACTGCTCAAAAATCATTGAGGAAAACAAGACCTTAAAATGTACGTTTTACAGTAAAGGACACCCTAATTTTAGTGGTGAAGAAGTTACCTTTACCAATTACTCTAAAACCGATGTAAAAAGTAGTAATGGGTACAAAGAAAATAGGTTTAAAATTAAAACTGACATCGTTATATTTGGTAAAACATATGCAATTAACTTAACTTTAAGCACACGAGACGACATGAAATTTCCTGTCCTTATAGGGCGACAGTTTTTAAGCAAGAAATTTCTTGTTGATGTTAACAAACAAAACTTATCACATAACACGCGTTAA
- the uvrC gene encoding excinuclease ABC subunit UvrC: MGETSLDVQLKTLPNQPGVYQFFDSNDTILYVGKAKNLKKRVSSYFNKQHDYGKTKVLVKKIVSIKHIVVDTETDALLLENNLIKKYQPRYNVLLKDDKSYPWICIKKERFPRVFSTRRIIKDGSEYFGPYTSMKTVSTLLDLIRGLFQLRTCNYDLAQEKIDAEKYKVCLEYHLGNCKGPCEGLETEVAYHNNIASIREILKGNFKDSLHQFKAQMKRFAEEMQFEEAQKIKEKIEVLENYQAKSTIVNPKISNVDVFSIVSDESYGYVNFLQISYGSIIRSHTLEIKKKLQETDEALLQLAITELQQRFNSKSKEIFVPFKVDVSSDIKVTVPKLGDKKHILDLSLRNAKYYRMERFKQVKITDPDRHANRIMVQMKADLRLHEEPRHIECFDNSNIQGTNPVAACVVFKNGKPSKKDYRHFNIKTVEGPDDFASMEEVVYRRYKRLLDEEKPLPQLIIIDGGKGQLSSALKSLDALGLRGKIAIIGIAKRLEELFYPDDPIPLYLDKKSETLKIIQQLRNEAHRFGIEHHRNRRSKNALNTELETISGIGEKTVVELLKTFKSVKRVSNAKLDELEDVVGKHKANIIYNYYHNK, translated from the coding sequence ATGGGAGAAACATCGCTTGACGTACAATTAAAAACCTTGCCAAATCAGCCAGGTGTGTATCAATTTTTTGATTCAAATGATACGATACTTTATGTGGGAAAAGCCAAGAATTTAAAAAAGCGTGTTAGTTCTTATTTTAATAAGCAACATGATTACGGGAAAACCAAAGTACTAGTCAAAAAAATTGTTAGTATAAAACATATTGTTGTTGATACTGAAACCGATGCTTTACTTCTGGAAAATAACCTGATTAAAAAATACCAACCACGTTATAATGTACTACTTAAGGACGATAAATCGTATCCGTGGATTTGCATAAAAAAAGAACGGTTTCCTAGAGTGTTTTCTACGCGACGGATTATAAAAGATGGCAGCGAATATTTTGGGCCTTACACGAGTATGAAAACTGTAAGCACGTTGTTAGATTTAATCCGAGGATTATTTCAACTTAGAACGTGCAATTACGATCTGGCTCAAGAAAAAATTGACGCAGAGAAATATAAGGTGTGTTTAGAGTATCATTTAGGAAATTGTAAAGGTCCTTGCGAAGGTTTAGAAACTGAGGTGGCATATCATAATAACATTGCATCAATTCGAGAAATTTTAAAAGGGAATTTTAAAGACTCATTACATCAATTTAAAGCGCAAATGAAACGTTTTGCTGAAGAGATGCAGTTTGAAGAAGCCCAAAAAATAAAGGAAAAGATAGAGGTCTTGGAAAACTATCAAGCAAAATCAACTATTGTAAATCCTAAAATTAGCAATGTAGATGTGTTTAGTATTGTTAGCGATGAAAGCTATGGTTATGTTAATTTTTTACAAATATCTTATGGTTCTATAATTAGGTCGCATACTTTAGAAATAAAGAAAAAACTTCAAGAAACAGACGAAGCACTTTTGCAATTAGCTATTACCGAATTACAACAGCGGTTTAATTCAAAATCCAAAGAAATTTTTGTGCCATTTAAAGTTGATGTCAGTAGTGATATAAAAGTTACTGTGCCAAAATTAGGCGATAAAAAACACATTTTAGATTTATCGTTAAGAAACGCAAAATATTATCGTATGGAGCGTTTTAAACAAGTAAAAATAACCGATCCCGACAGACATGCCAATAGAATTATGGTGCAAATGAAAGCCGATTTACGCTTGCATGAAGAGCCAAGACATATTGAATGTTTCGATAACTCTAATATTCAAGGCACAAACCCTGTCGCAGCTTGTGTGGTGTTTAAAAATGGCAAGCCAAGTAAAAAAGATTACCGTCATTTTAATATAAAAACAGTAGAAGGTCCAGACGATTTTGCTTCCATGGAAGAAGTTGTTTATAGGCGTTACAAAAGGCTACTTGATGAAGAAAAACCCTTACCTCAATTAATTATTATTGATGGTGGAAAAGGACAATTGTCTTCGGCTTTAAAAAGTTTAGATGCCTTAGGGTTAAGAGGGAAAATTGCAATCATCGGAATTGCGAAACGTTTGGAAGAATTATTTTATCCAGATGACCCAATTCCCTTATATTTAGATAAAAAAAGTGAAACTCTTAAAATTATTCAACAGTTACGTAATGAAGCACACCGTTTTGGTATAGAACACCATAGAAATAGGCGTAGTAAAAATGCTTTAAATACAGAGTTGGAAACCATATCTGGCATTGGCGAAAAAACAGTTGTTGAATTATTAAAAACTTTTAAATCGGTAAAACGTGTTTCTAATGCTAAATTAGATGAATTAGAAGACGTTGTAGGAAAACACAAAGCAAACATTATTTATAACTACTACCATAACAAATGA
- a CDS encoding patatin-like phospholipase family protein, giving the protein MKRLLAILFILTHLAMFSQKEQTTSQKVGLVLSGGGAKGLAHIGVLKVIDSLGVKVDYVAGTSMGAIVGSLYASGYSGKEIDSIFNNVDFDKIINDELPREAKTFYERDNSEKYAITLPFDKFKLSLPSALSRGQNMLSLLSKLTLHVSQIENFEELPIPFFCIGTDIETGEAVILDHGSLPLAITASGAFPSLFQPVNIEGRMLIDGGVVNNYPIELLKDKGMDVIIGVDVQDDLATREELKSAPDILLQINNYRTIKAMKKKSQLTDIYIKPDIEGYTVVSFDEGRHIITNGEYATIEKIDQLKKLKQKQVSPLKKKPPIKPVDSIIINAINIHGNEKYSRAFVLGKFKFRPGDKIKFETFLDGVNNLAATNNFEDVAYSFHTTGKENEYNVDFNLKESSKKTFLKFGVHYDDLYKSAALINVTRKQLFFGNDVASIDFIFGDNIRYNFEYYIDKGFYWSLGIRSRFNRFKDETPSASVFPDNNTSGVNKLDMKLNDFTNQFYLQTLFRKDFSLTLGAEHKKLKVSTETILSNSNDKETVFENSDYLSLFGGLKFDTYDNKYFPNNGFYFNGDFHLYLYSSDYSNSFSEFSIAKATMGYSHSFSSKFTANLTAKGGFRIGEDENPYLNFTLGGYGNNFINNFEPFYGYDFLSITGDSYVNSILTLDYELFKKHHINIAANIANVEDDIFSTGEWFSAPEYTGYALGYAFETFLGPIELKYTWSPEIKENHFFFNLGFWF; this is encoded by the coding sequence ATGAAAAGACTTTTAGCCATTTTATTCATTTTAACCCATTTGGCAATGTTTTCCCAAAAAGAGCAAACAACATCTCAAAAAGTTGGCTTAGTGTTAAGCGGTGGTGGAGCAAAAGGATTAGCGCATATAGGTGTTTTAAAAGTAATTGATAGCCTTGGGGTAAAAGTAGATTATGTTGCTGGAACAAGCATGGGAGCTATTGTAGGCTCTTTATATGCTTCGGGATATTCCGGAAAAGAGATAGACTCTATATTCAATAATGTTGATTTTGATAAAATTATAAACGACGAATTACCCCGAGAAGCAAAAACATTTTACGAAAGAGATAACTCAGAAAAATATGCCATAACATTACCTTTCGATAAATTTAAACTGTCTTTGCCTTCGGCTCTATCTAGAGGTCAAAATATGTTAAGCTTACTTTCTAAGTTAACACTTCATGTAAGTCAAATAGAAAATTTTGAAGAGCTTCCCATTCCATTTTTCTGTATTGGGACAGATATTGAAACTGGAGAAGCCGTTATTTTAGACCACGGCAGCTTGCCTCTAGCCATTACGGCAAGCGGCGCGTTTCCATCATTATTTCAACCCGTAAATATAGAAGGAAGAATGCTTATTGATGGCGGTGTAGTTAATAACTATCCTATTGAGTTATTAAAAGATAAAGGTATGGATGTTATTATAGGAGTCGATGTTCAAGATGATTTAGCGACAAGAGAAGAACTAAAATCGGCGCCCGATATTTTACTTCAAATAAATAATTATCGCACCATAAAAGCGATGAAGAAAAAGTCGCAATTAACAGACATATATATAAAACCAGATATAGAAGGCTACACGGTTGTATCTTTTGATGAGGGAAGACATATTATTACAAATGGGGAATATGCAACTATTGAAAAAATAGACCAATTAAAAAAGTTGAAGCAAAAACAGGTGTCTCCCTTGAAAAAGAAACCACCTATAAAACCTGTTGATAGTATAATAATAAATGCTATTAATATCCACGGGAATGAAAAGTACTCTAGAGCTTTTGTGTTAGGGAAATTTAAATTTCGCCCTGGCGATAAAATAAAGTTTGAAACCTTTTTAGATGGCGTTAATAATCTAGCAGCAACAAATAACTTCGAAGATGTAGCCTATAGTTTTCATACTACAGGAAAAGAAAATGAGTACAATGTAGATTTTAACCTTAAAGAAAGCTCTAAAAAAACATTTTTAAAGTTTGGGGTTCATTACGACGATCTTTATAAAAGTGCCGCTTTAATAAATGTCACTAGAAAGCAGTTATTTTTTGGAAACGACGTAGCTTCAATCGATTTTATTTTTGGCGATAATATTAGATACAATTTTGAGTATTATATAGATAAAGGCTTTTATTGGAGCTTAGGTATAAGGTCGCGTTTTAATAGGTTTAAAGATGAAACACCAAGTGCTAGTGTTTTCCCTGATAACAACACTTCTGGAGTTAATAAGCTTGATATGAAATTAAACGACTTTACCAATCAATTTTATCTGCAAACACTATTCAGAAAAGATTTTTCTTTAACATTAGGCGCAGAACATAAAAAACTTAAGGTAAGCACAGAAACTATTTTGTCAAACTCTAACGATAAGGAAACAGTATTTGAAAATAGCGATTACCTAAGCTTGTTTGGGGGTTTGAAGTTTGATACGTACGATAACAAGTATTTTCCTAATAACGGCTTTTACTTTAATGGCGATTTTCATTTGTATCTATATTCTTCAGATTATAGTAATTCGTTTTCAGAGTTTTCTATAGCCAAAGCCACAATGGGATATTCGCATAGTTTTTCAAGCAAATTCACAGCCAATTTAACAGCAAAGGGCGGGTTTAGAATTGGCGAAGATGAAAATCCATATTTAAACTTTACCTTAGGTGGCTATGGTAATAACTTTATAAACAATTTTGAGCCATTCTATGGGTACGATTTCCTGTCAATTACAGGCGATAGCTATGTAAATAGTATCCTAACGTTAGATTACGAACTCTTTAAAAAGCACCATATCAATATAGCAGCAAACATTGCTAATGTAGAAGATGATATATTCTCAACAGGCGAATGGTTCTCAGCACCAGAATATACAGGTTATGCCTTAGGTTATGCTTTCGAAACTTTTTTAGGACCTATCGAGCTTAAATACACGTGGTCTCCAGAAATAAAAGAAAATCATTTCTTTTTTAATTTAGGGTTTTGGTTCTAG
- a CDS encoding homogentisate 1,2-dioxygenase, with translation MPFYHKLGEIPHKRHTQFRKPDGSLYYEQLFGTIGFDGMSTNMYHEHRPTQVKDIKKQYSVAPKIAKANHIQSYRLHGFKIPQVNDYLESRKTVLTNSDCSIILAAPKQSTKDYFYKNTDADELIFVHRGSGKLRTHLGNLDFKYGDYLLVPRGIIYKIDFDTEDNRLFIVESRRPIYTPKRYRNWFGQLLEHSPFCERDLRQPQELETHNETGDFLMKVKKQDDIFEMVYATHPFDVVGYDGYNYPYAFSIHDFEPITGRVHQPPPVHQTFETDAFVVCSFVPRLYDYHPEAIPAPYNHSNIDSDEVLYYVDGDFMSRNDIDAGHISLHPAGIPHGPHPGATERSIGKVKTDELAVMVDTFKPLQVTEDALTIADEDYFKSWLE, from the coding sequence ATGCCTTTTTATCATAAATTAGGAGAAATCCCTCATAAACGACACACACAATTTAGAAAACCAGATGGTAGTTTATATTACGAACAACTATTTGGAACCATCGGGTTTGATGGGATGTCTACTAATATGTACCACGAACATAGGCCAACACAAGTTAAAGACATAAAAAAACAATACAGTGTTGCACCAAAAATTGCCAAAGCAAATCACATACAATCCTATAGACTACACGGTTTTAAAATTCCGCAAGTAAACGATTACTTAGAAAGTCGAAAAACAGTACTAACCAACAGCGATTGTAGTATTATTCTTGCAGCACCAAAACAATCAACCAAGGACTATTTTTATAAAAACACCGATGCCGACGAACTTATTTTTGTACATCGTGGTAGCGGTAAGTTGAGAACCCACTTAGGAAACCTCGACTTTAAATATGGTGACTATTTGTTAGTGCCAAGAGGAATTATCTATAAAATAGATTTCGATACAGAAGATAATCGATTATTTATTGTAGAATCCCGTCGCCCAATTTATACGCCAAAACGCTATCGCAATTGGTTTGGGCAGTTGTTGGAGCATTCACCGTTTTGCGAGCGCGATTTGCGTCAACCCCAAGAACTGGAAACCCACAACGAAACGGGCGATTTTTTAATGAAGGTTAAAAAACAAGACGATATTTTTGAAATGGTTTATGCCACACACCCGTTTGATGTAGTAGGTTACGATGGCTACAACTATCCATACGCTTTTTCAATTCACGATTTCGAACCCATAACAGGTCGTGTACATCAACCGCCACCAGTACATCAAACTTTCGAGACCGATGCCTTTGTGGTATGTAGTTTTGTGCCAAGGCTATACGATTATCATCCAGAAGCCATTCCAGCACCATACAATCATAGCAATATTGATAGCGATGAGGTATTGTATTATGTAGATGGCGATTTTATGAGTCGTAACGATATCGATGCAGGTCACATTTCATTACATCCAGCGGGAATACCTCATGGGCCGCATCCTGGGGCAACCGAAAGAAGTATTGGTAAAGTAAAAACAGATGAATTGGCCGTTATGGTAGATACTTTTAAACCTTTACAAGTAACAGAAGACGCATTAACAATAGCCGACGAAGATTATTTTAAATCTTGGTTGGAATAA
- the hppD gene encoding 4-hydroxyphenylpyruvate dioxygenase, translating into MSKNIESVNYGLEKIFEGAEDFLPLLGTDYVEFYVGNAKQAAHFYKSAFGFQSYAYKGLETGSKETVSYVLKQDKIRLVLTTPLNSKHPINDHIVKHGDGVKVVALWVEDARSAYEETTKRGAKSFMEPTVEKDEHGEVVRAGIYTYGETVHMFVERKNYNGQFMPGFVKWESDYNPEPVGLKFIDHMVGNVGWGEMNTWVKWYEDVMGFVNFLSFDDKQIHTEYSALMSKVMSNGNGRIKFPINEPAEGKKRSQIEEYLDFYEGPGVQHIAVATDDIIKTVADLRARGVEFLSHPPEAYYQAVPGRLEEFDHELREDIEKLKGLGIMIDADEEGYLLQIFTKPVEDRPTLFFEIIQRMGARGFGAGNFKALFESIEREQEKRGTL; encoded by the coding sequence ATGAGCAAGAATATAGAATCAGTAAACTACGGATTAGAAAAAATATTTGAAGGCGCCGAAGATTTTCTTCCGCTTTTAGGAACCGACTACGTCGAGTTTTACGTTGGTAACGCCAAACAAGCAGCACATTTTTACAAATCGGCTTTTGGGTTTCAATCGTACGCTTACAAAGGACTGGAAACAGGTAGTAAGGAAACCGTATCTTATGTGTTAAAACAAGATAAAATACGTTTGGTGTTAACGACACCTTTAAATTCAAAACACCCAATAAACGACCATATTGTAAAACATGGCGATGGAGTTAAAGTTGTAGCGCTTTGGGTAGAAGATGCTAGAAGTGCTTACGAAGAAACCACCAAACGTGGTGCTAAATCATTTATGGAGCCAACCGTAGAAAAGGATGAACATGGCGAAGTGGTTCGTGCCGGAATATACACTTATGGCGAAACCGTACATATGTTTGTAGAGCGTAAAAACTATAACGGGCAGTTTATGCCAGGATTTGTAAAATGGGAATCAGACTACAACCCAGAACCTGTAGGGCTAAAATTTATAGACCACATGGTTGGTAATGTAGGTTGGGGCGAAATGAATACTTGGGTAAAATGGTACGAAGATGTGATGGGCTTTGTTAATTTCCTATCGTTTGACGATAAGCAAATCCATACCGAATATTCAGCTTTAATGAGTAAGGTAATGAGTAATGGCAATGGACGCATTAAATTCCCAATAAATGAGCCAGCCGAAGGTAAAAAACGCTCACAAATTGAAGAGTATTTAGATTTTTACGAAGGTCCAGGTGTACAACACATAGCTGTAGCAACAGACGATATTATAAAAACAGTTGCCGATTTACGTGCTAGAGGTGTAGAGTTTTTATCGCATCCGCCAGAAGCCTACTATCAAGCTGTACCAGGTAGGTTAGAAGAGTTTGATCATGAGCTTAGAGAAGATATTGAAAAATTAAAAGGTTTAGGTATTATGATAGATGCCGATGAAGAAGGGTATCTGTTACAAATTTTCACCAAACCAGTAGAAGATAGACCAACCCTGTTTTTCGAAATCATTCAACGTATGGGAGCAAGAGGCTTTGGTGCTGGAAACTTTAAAGCACTTTTCGAATCTATTGAAAGAGAGCAAGAAAAGCGCGGGACGTTATAA
- a CDS encoding DUF3108 domain-containing protein: MKKNLLIILVMSISFQGVFAQSESAFKEGEWFRFEMSYSGFLKAGEATLEVKDKTYKGTPVYHVVGKGWTTGAIKWFFKVEDRYESYFDKNTIVPYKFIRDIDEGGHTKDIVIHFDQEVQKAYINDKKHRQKSVIETEPNVQDMVSTFYYLRNQLEVTDLKIGDEVFVNMFFDKENYGFKIKYLGEETISTNFGKVNALKFRPYVMAGRVFKEEESLTLWVSNDKNRVPLRIKADLAVGSLRADLDAFKGLKHPFKILVKN; the protein is encoded by the coding sequence ATGAAAAAAAATCTGCTCATAATACTAGTAATGTCAATCTCTTTTCAAGGGGTGTTTGCCCAAAGCGAATCGGCATTTAAAGAAGGCGAATGGTTTCGTTTTGAAATGAGCTATAGTGGGTTTTTAAAAGCTGGAGAAGCCACTTTAGAAGTAAAAGACAAAACTTATAAAGGGACGCCAGTATATCATGTTGTAGGAAAAGGTTGGACAACAGGTGCTATTAAATGGTTTTTTAAAGTAGAAGACCGTTACGAGAGTTATTTCGATAAAAATACTATAGTGCCTTATAAATTTATACGAGATATAGATGAAGGTGGCCATACCAAAGATATTGTAATTCATTTTGATCAAGAGGTACAAAAAGCCTACATAAATGATAAAAAACACAGGCAGAAATCGGTTATAGAAACAGAGCCAAATGTTCAAGATATGGTGTCTACTTTCTATTATTTACGGAATCAATTAGAGGTGACAGATTTGAAAATTGGCGATGAGGTTTTTGTGAACATGTTTTTCGATAAAGAAAACTATGGATTTAAAATTAAATACCTTGGCGAGGAAACCATATCTACTAATTTTGGTAAAGTAAATGCCTTAAAATTTAGACCATATGTAATGGCAGGAAGAGTTTTCAAAGAAGAAGAAAGTCTAACGCTTTGGGTTTCTAACGATAAAAATAGAGTACCTTTGCGTATAAAAGCTGATTTAGCGGTAGGCTCGCTACGAGCAGATTTAGATGCTTTTAAAGGGTTAAAACATCCGTTTAAAATTTTAGTTAAAAATTAA
- a CDS encoding tryptophan 2,3-dioxygenase family protein → MNKDITNQLKDKYDKIGQDLETHLEGLLYSKPINYWDYIQTDALLDLQTQRSVLPDEMVFIMYHQINELLFKMILWEIDQVANHDELTVDFFSEKLMRISRYFDMLTSSFNIMKDGMEVEQYNKFRTTLTPASGFQSAQYRKIEFASTELINLIDNRFRETIDRNTSFEHAFEHLYWQAAGKDYKTGKKSYLLTVFEEKYKEEFIRFAKFYNTNNLWTKFKALPSSVKEDEKLIKAMRHYDYTVNIKWVMAHYNTANHYLNINGETAEATGGSEWVKYMHPKYQRRIFFPDLWTEDELKHWGENV, encoded by the coding sequence ATGAATAAAGACATAACTAATCAACTAAAAGATAAATACGACAAAATAGGTCAAGATTTAGAGACCCATTTAGAAGGCTTACTATACAGTAAGCCTATCAACTATTGGGATTACATTCAAACAGATGCCTTGTTGGACTTACAAACACAACGATCTGTGTTGCCAGACGAGATGGTGTTTATTATGTACCATCAAATTAACGAATTGTTGTTTAAAATGATTCTTTGGGAAATAGATCAAGTAGCCAATCATGACGAATTAACCGTTGATTTTTTCTCAGAAAAACTTATGCGAATTAGTCGCTATTTCGATATGCTAACATCCTCATTTAATATTATGAAAGATGGTATGGAAGTAGAACAATACAATAAGTTTAGAACAACACTTACACCAGCCAGTGGATTCCAAAGTGCACAATACCGAAAAATAGAATTTGCTTCAACAGAGCTTATCAATTTAATTGATAATAGATTTAGAGAAACCATAGATAGAAATACCTCTTTCGAGCATGCTTTTGAACATTTATACTGGCAAGCTGCTGGAAAAGACTACAAAACAGGCAAAAAAAGTTATTTATTAACAGTTTTTGAAGAAAAATACAAAGAGGAATTTATTAGATTTGCGAAATTCTATAACACAAATAACTTATGGACAAAGTTTAAAGCGTTGCCTAGTAGTGTTAAAGAAGATGAAAAATTAATTAAAGCCATGCGCCATTACGATTATACTGTAAATATAAAATGGGTTATGGCACATTATAATACTGCAAACCATTATTTAAATATTAATGGCGAAACAGCAGAAGCAACAGGAGGAAGTGAATGGGTAAAATACATGCACCCAAAATATCAAAGAAGAATATTTTTTCCAGATTTATGGACAGAAGACGAATTAAAGCATTGGGGAGAAAATGTTTAG
- a CDS encoding peptidoglycan DD-metalloendopeptidase family protein yields the protein MDRRRIKALGRKCLAILVITFIASCKQDQEPQIKNTEELAVAQPKDIYEFGFNLNDFTVKRDTVRSGDTFGVIMERNKLGYPKIYQIAEQAKEGFDIRSIQIGKPYTLLCSKDTLQEPKCFIYQPNKEEYVVINFQDSIHTYKSRKPINFVEKEISGVINSSISQTLEEKGLSQRLAYKLADDIYAWTIDFRRLQKGDRFKVIYEDKYIDDSVYAGIGKIKAAYFEHKAEPFYAFEFETDSAKGIVDYFNEDAKNLRRAFLKAPVKFSRISSRYNLRRRIALYGNRIRPHKGTDFAASVGTPIMATANGTVIKSSYTRGNGNYVKVKHNSVYTTQYLHMSKRKVKVGDFVKQGDVIGLVGMTGNTSGPHVCYRFWKNGRQVDPFKQKLPEAKPISDSLKAQYLEFISPIKSQLDNIPFEEELLLDDSQETNLITQAY from the coding sequence ATGGACAGAAGACGAATTAAAGCATTGGGGAGAAAATGTTTAGCTATATTAGTGATTACATTTATAGCAAGCTGTAAACAAGACCAAGAGCCCCAAATTAAAAACACCGAAGAATTAGCAGTAGCCCAACCAAAAGATATTTACGAGTTTGGGTTTAACTTAAACGATTTTACTGTTAAACGAGACACCGTACGTTCTGGCGATACGTTTGGCGTTATTATGGAGCGCAACAAATTGGGTTACCCAAAAATTTATCAAATAGCAGAACAAGCCAAAGAAGGGTTCGATATTAGATCTATCCAAATAGGAAAACCTTACACATTACTTTGTTCTAAAGATACGCTTCAAGAGCCTAAGTGCTTCATCTATCAGCCTAACAAAGAAGAGTATGTTGTAATTAACTTCCAAGACTCTATTCACACTTACAAGAGCCGAAAGCCTATCAATTTTGTCGAGAAAGAAATTTCTGGAGTAATTAACAGTAGTATTTCTCAAACTTTAGAAGAAAAAGGGTTAAGTCAAAGGTTAGCCTATAAACTAGCGGATGATATTTATGCATGGACCATAGATTTTAGACGCCTTCAAAAAGGCGATCGCTTTAAAGTTATTTATGAAGATAAATACATAGACGATTCTGTTTATGCAGGCATAGGTAAAATAAAAGCAGCCTATTTTGAACACAAAGCAGAACCTTTTTATGCTTTCGAATTTGAAACCGATAGCGCAAAAGGCATTGTAGATTATTTTAATGAAGACGCTAAAAACTTACGCCGCGCCTTTTTAAAAGCGCCAGTTAAGTTTAGTCGTATTTCGTCTCGCTATAACTTAAGACGCCGTATTGCACTTTACGGTAACCGTATTCGTCCACATAAAGGAACAGATTTTGCAGCTTCAGTAGGAACACCAATCATGGCAACAGCCAACGGAACCGTTATAAAATCAAGTTATACAAGAGGTAACGGAAATTATGTTAAAGTAAAGCATAATTCGGTGTATACAACACAATACCTTCACATGAGTAAACGCAAGGTGAAAGTAGGCGACTTTGTTAAGCAAGGCGATGTTATAGGATTAGTAGGAATGACAGGAAACACATCAGGGCCACACGTGTGTTACCGTTTTTGGAAAAATGGCAGACAAGTGGATCCTTTTAAACAAAAACTACCAGAAGCTAAACCTATTTCCGATAGCCTAAAAGCACAATATCTAGAATTTATTTCACCTATTAAATCTCAATTAGATAACATTCCTTTCGAGGAAGAACTACTTTTAGACGATAGTCAAGAAACCAATCTTATTACTCAAGCGTATTAA